The genomic interval TGGATAAACATCAGCACTGTAATGTTGTTGAAGTGGATCTAATAAGTGCTTTGCAAACCTAGCGGCAGTATTATCTAAAACAATGCATCATAGATACTAATTATATGTTTTGTACGttaaattttcaaaataaataaaactactgATGTAAAGTGGGGTAAAAAGTGAAATACCCCTGTTTGAATTGTAATGGATTAGAAGAAGGATGTAAATTATAATGCAAATTTTCAAATTACCTAAAAATCTACGTAAGTACCACTCATACTCGTAAAAGTCCAGCATTATCAAGTATTATTGGAGAATCAAAATTAATTACAATGCAGAATATTTCCTTACAAACTATGTTTTgcttattacattttaaagtgaaaaaagtacTATATCTGAAAGGTAATTGCAGCAgcatgaaaatggaaatatttccCTTTGAAATTTAGTTGAACAGTTTCATAAAGTAGCACTGAgtgcaaatattcaaataaagtaCCTGAAGTTTGTAGTAAAGTACAATACTTCAGTAAACTGGCTGCACTGAGCCCTCAGACAGACGCCTTTCATTTCTTATCAGGGCTTTTATTATGAAAGATTATACAATGTACAGTATTACAAATTACAGTCGACTGAGACATTAAAACATATACCcacaaaaactgaaattgaacaATAATACCTTTGAGAGTAATCCAAACAACAGTGTTAAATAGCCTGATTatattgttgttaaaaaaaaaaggtattctGTGTTATTGAGGTACTTCTTGTTGTGATGGGATTTTGACCTCAGCGGATCCACTGCACTTGTTCCCTGGCTCATGACCACAGGGTCCCACTTCTGACATGGAGCCTGTGTAATCACGAAGGGGGTTActgaagtgaacaaaaaaataggAAGACTGGGCTGACGTGAAAGTGAATGCACCAAAGTGCTTATTGATGGGCTCCATCCCAGCCACATACTCTAAATACAAGTCTTGTCTACATTCTTCATATATGCTTCTACAACAGTAGTCCagtaaagcattttttttttatattttactcacATAGTGTGAGAGTGACTGATAATTTGCCTCTACACCTTGGTACTGCCCAGATATATAGTAAGCTCAGAGCGGTGAATCACCTTTTTAGTCTGCAATTGAATGTTTTGGGATTCAGACCAGCGTGTCCACCACTCCCTGAGCTCCGTGGGACCTGTGGGCCGTCGCTCTTTCAGGTGGCTGGGAGAAACCAGGCCACAGGGAGAGTTGAAGTCTTCTGTGGGCAGgaacttcctgtttacattgaCGTCCCCGGCTGGATCAGATCGTCGCTGATTTGCGTCCCTGGATGAAATCATCTCTGAATCCTCCTCAACAACATTTTGAGTGGCAAAGAAATCAAGCCCCTGTATTTTGTGCTTGTACTCCTCCAGTTTGGCCTTGCATTCAACAGCCTTTTCCCTCATCTCAAGGAACTGACTCTCCAAGTGTTTCTCATGACCTTCCTCCGCCTTTAATTCATTTTCCCAAAACTTGATCTGCTCCATCTCCTGTTCTGCCAGCCTCTGCTGGGATTCCTGCTCAGCTATTTTAgccttctgtttttcctcaagcTCAAAAATCTGTTTGTCTATGCAGACTATCTGGACCTGTAAATCCTGCAAACAACCGAGCTGACGTTTGACGGTTTCTTTTAGActatttttctcatcttcagCTGAAATGCAGCTTGAACTGCACAGGTCAACAGATTTTGCCTCTTGGCCTTTCTTGCAGTATTTGCTTCCCCTACTCCTCGTCTGACTTCCCATGCAGCACGATGTTTGATTGTCCAAGTCTGACTTTAAATctttctgacctctgactttgCTCCTGCTTCTTCGACCTAAGTTATCTTTGTCATCCACGAGAGAAACATCAAAAGAGGTACGGTTTCTCTTATCTGTCCTCTTACTGCTTTCCTTGTCACGGGCAGTGCTGTAGACCTTGCCTTTACCCAGATTCTCCAACCATCCCCAGGCCTCTTCCATGAGTGTCAGGGACTTTCTTTTAGGTCTCTTCAGATCCTCTGCTTGCTGCTCCACTTCCTGCCTTGAACAAGGCAACAGTGGCAAGCTTTGGCGATTCAAACTCAGCGAACCGCTGCCTCGACGCATTC from Scophthalmus maximus strain ysfricsl-2021 chromosome 3, ASM2237912v1, whole genome shotgun sequence carries:
- the rassf11 gene encoding ras association domain-containing protein 8 isoform X1, encoding MEVKVSVEGVPRVVCGVTEETTCQEVVVVLAQALGQPGRYMLREKFKDFERWMTPNERLLETLEKYGEQVREVQLTLLHNGPSVLDEMSRTKVGRYQPCPPLRRKDAGARMRRGSGSLSLNRQSLPLLPCSRQEVEQQAEDLKRPKRKSLTLMEEAWGWLENLGKGKVYSTARDKESSKRTDKRNRTSFDVSLVDDKDNLGRRSRSKVRGQKDLKSDLDNQTSCCMGSQTRSRGSKYCKKGQEAKSVDLCSSSCISAEDEKNSLKETVKRQLGCLQDLQVQIVCIDKQIFELEEKQKAKIAEQESQQRLAEQEMEQIKFWENELKAEEGHEKHLESQFLEMREKAVECKAKLEEYKHKIQGLDFFATQNVVEEDSEMISSRDANQRRSDPAGDVNVNRKFLPTEDFNSPCGLVSPSHLKERRPTGPTELREWWTRWSESQNIQLQTKKAPCQKWDPVVMSQGTSAVDPLRSKSHHNKKYLNNTEYLFFLTTI
- the rassf11 gene encoding ras association domain-containing protein 8 isoform X2 yields the protein MEVKVSVEGVPRVVCGVTEETTCQEVVVVLAQALGQPGRYMLREKFKDFERWMTPNERLLETLEKYGEQVREVQLTLLHNGPSVLDEMSRTKVGRYQPCPPLRRKDAGARMRRGSGSLSLNRQSLPLLPCSRQEVEQQAEDLKRPKRKSLTLMEEAWGWLENLGKGKVYSTARDKESSKRTDKRNRTSFDVSLVDDKDNLGRRSRSKVRGQKDLKSDLDNQTSCCMGSQTRSRGSKYCKKGQEAKSVDLCSSSCISAEDEKNSLKETVKRQLGCLQDLQVQIVCIDKQIFELEEKQKAKIAEQESQQRLAEQEMEQIKFWENELKAEEGHEKHLESQFLEMREKAVECKAKLEEYKHKIQGLDFFATQNVVEEDSEMISSRDANQRRSDPAGDVNVNRKFLPTEDFNSPCGLVSPSHLKERRPTGPTELREWWTRWSESQNIQLQTKKVIHRSELTIYLGSTKV